In the Arachis hypogaea cultivar Tifrunner chromosome 20, arahy.Tifrunner.gnm2.J5K5, whole genome shotgun sequence genome, ATCTTGATATTCAAGAAAAGTCAATAACTGCTTTTCAACTTCGACACCATCTTTCTTCGACTTCCTTGTCTATACTTCTATAATCGACACAATCGATAGTCAAAATGCCTTgtcgaaaaaatttatttttaataccaaCAGTAGTAtaataatcattttttataaattatcaaattttaaataaaaaaattagttaccgGTATATTTTTGTATCATGATTCATATTttcattataaatataaaattgttttatatttttatagacTAAATAATTGGtggataattttttatatcaattAGACATGGTTGTTCCTCTTATTATATGCATGCATTTAGCAGCAATGCAAAAGGCATAACTAATTAAAGTTatctagatttttttatttttttaataagattgATTGATCATGACATGCATGAAAAAGGAAAACAAGATAAGCTGTTCTTGTCATTTGCTGTTGATACATACAACAGAAGAAGCACAAACTCGCTCCCTCTGTCCTAGGATGCTAAAACAGATGACACTATATTGACTCAAGAAAAATGCTcgtcattttaattttctttctttttagttttttatttgtttatttatttatctattttaacttttttgcctttgatccaatcaagaggaatGCCTCATCATCATGTGAATGCAACCTTATAAAAACATTACTTTTTTTCAAACCGGGAAGGTATGCTAACTTGCTAACTTAATTGCTAAGTGGCTAAATTAACCCTAAAGGGCCgacatccttttttattttttatttttctctcttataTTAAAAGTACCTCAGCTAGGCAATACTCGGGTGCGTAAATTATTTAACCCAAATACTTCATATAAAAGGGAAATACACAAAATATGGATCAAAAGGAACACAGAGCatatattataacaaaaaaataaaataaagtaaattatataaaatcatttTACAAAGTTTGGCTTACGATCTTTTACTCTTAGATCATTAGTTTAAgtaaatagtttaattaagttttttttaaaaaatagtttaaataataaataattatattaaaaatagtttataaataaattattttgtatttagattttaattttaaaaatttttatttaaaaaaaatgtgataaaaaaattattatgaaagaagttattttttatttttctataagttcttaaataactttttaagttataatttgattttaaaaattgcaccaaacattaatactattattttttataagttaaaagataaaaaaaaatacttttaaaaattttcaaacgaattttaaattaaaaattatataaatgtgTGTTAActtaatatattaattttgataggcataaatttaaaataatatacgtatatttaaatatataatattatattaataaaagtaatgattttttatatttaccgGTATGGTAAAACGTTTTACATAAATAGATGGAATTTTTTTGTTACAGAATAGGAAATAAGATAAGACGAATTGGATGGGGGGAAAGAGTAAATATACAGCGGACGGAGATTGTGTTTCTTTTCGTGGTCCAATTGCCCCAAATGGCGTCAACACAATACACATTATTCCACGCGGTAAGCATAATAATTTGATATGTTATTATAATGAAAATGGAAAGGGAATAAATGAAGAATTTAAATAAGTgatggaagaagaggccaaattcaaaaaaaaatgtagAAGTTGAATACAGTCAGGCAAGTATCTCATTGGACCCATTAAAAAGTTTGGGAAAGCTTTGATATGGGCAAACATACCATAATATCACAACGGGTGAGGTACTAACGTAGCAACGTTAACATATGCATAGTTGCACACACACTATTCAATCACCAAAACCCCATTTTGCCATTACAGTTTCCTAACATGTCACATCCAAAGCTTGTGTATATCAATCTAACGGCATTTATATGCGttattgaaatatttaattatttgttgATTTGTAATAAAACGAGACATTTTTCGActctattataataaataaaaaataatgctaaaagtTAATGTTATAGAagttaattttagttaatattgttaaacctacaaaaaataagattttattaagtttgaattttagattttttatttgaattttaaataatttttttataaatttatgattttttttttatattgattattgGTTGTAATGTTGATTCTACAATGTTGTctctcaaaaattttttaaaataaatataattttcgtttaattttaaagttttctcaaataaatacatagtaaataaaaaaggtctgatattttttattttttttttattgctaATGGCATGAGTAGAATTTACGCTCTCTGCATAtgtaataatacaaaaaaattcaccgtactatttattttattttacatgtttTCTTGCTCCACCTGTTGTCATTTTGCCAACTTTCCAAGTTACTCTTCTACATCATGATATGCACAAATTTTGCATAAATAAttgattttctcttttttgttttttagtatGATTTTTATTTTCCCCCTATCTATGCTTTTTTACCACTTcgttaaaacatttttatttaatatcaaCGCTTTGTTACTAGTCATTATTAAGTTTCTTGTTAAGGGAATCTTTGTTGTGGAATCTGAGGAAACATTGAGTATGAAAATCGAGTAGTGTCTTTTCTTTTCCTCGCTAGAATGAACGAGAATCactaagagtaagaagaagaagattgcaCAGCACATGTTTGATGGAAAGATTTGTTTCCCTTCGTTGGTTGATTTGATATCATTGAATTTGTTTCGCTGTTTATACTTTACAACCAACCAAACGGCTATTCTgactttttcatcatcttttccagtctgggtttttttttttttttttttattctgggAATCCTAAGTGTTGTTTGGTACTTGAGGTGATTTTGTGAAGTGAATTCATCACATGTCACAGCCGAGGCAGAACAAGATGTTGATGAATCCAAACACTGCCAAACATGTAATTGGTGACACAACCTATACCAAGATCTTTGTTGGAGGCTTGGCTTGGGAAACAAAAAGAGACACTCTCAAACGTTATTTTGATCAGTTTGGAGAGATCTTAGAAGCTGTTGTCATCACTGACAGAAACTCTGGAAGATCAAAAGGATATGGCTTTGTAAAATCTTAACACCCCATTTCCACATAGTTATTCTTATCTCATCCCTTTAATTAGTCTctgatttttagttatttatttatttttggttcttTAAAGGTTACATTCAAGGACCCAAATTCTGCAATAAGGGCTTGTCAGAATCCATATCCTGTGATAGATGGAAGGAGGGCTAATTGTAATCTTGCATCTCTTGGTGCACAAAAAATTGATCCATCATCTATGACAGGTGTTTAATTTCTCACTTCTTTTGTTTAAAATCTAGTTTTTCTTGATATAGTTCTCTTCAACTTGGCCTGAATTTCTTGCATGCAACCAAAGCAAACATGTTTATGATTGCTAATAAGGTTGTTCAGTTtcattcatcttttttttatttattttttaaataatgttgCAGCTACTAGACAAAAATTCAGTAGCCCTTCTTGGAATACAGCACCAATTCCAGTTCATCAAGGAACATCCACTTGTTATAATCAGCATATTCCACAGTATACATTTCCTTATCCACCCTACaggtaaataaattatatatcttGTAATTAGGAAAATGTAAATATCTGACCAATtaaattcagcaatttattttatttatcataatATATTCTAATTGAAAAGTTTCCCTTCAACATTCAGGTATCCAGGTTACCCACCCCAACAAGAAGTATATGAAATGGTTTGTTATCTTAGCTTAgagaattttttgtttattacaACAACTCTCAAATCCTTTTTATCTTAAAtcctttttgttttgttattcAGCAGAATTACTATAATGCATATGGTGGACAACACTTTCCATTTCGTTGGTTACCAGCATATTACCAACCAATTTATGGGCTAAGTAGGCATCAATTTGTTCCAACAACAGCTTATGTGAAAAAGACACAATTCCCTGATATGTCACCTCAGGAGTTCACACCTACTGTTGCTTCATCAGAACCTATTTCAGCTTCTTCATCAATTTCTACCACTGGTTTAGTATCCAACTGTGCCATAATTTCTGTTTTATTGCACAAACCTATATACGTTGCACAAATGCTTCAATAATTTTAGTCACATATATATGCGGCATTAGCTACTACtttgaatttctttaatttcttgaagGTTACGGGTTCAAGCGGTAAAAACAGCCACTGATATAATTATCAGGTTAGGCTACAGATATTACACCCATTAGGTGCAGCTTTTTTTGAACCCTGCGTTAACGCAAGATGCTTCTGCACTGGGCTACCCTTATATTTGCATATATTACcgcattatatttaatttaatagtaGTTGTATTTGTGCAAACATAGGTATAAacaaattttccaaaattttgacTAGATTCTAAGTTGATTGTGCACACTGAATTTTGAAGCAGGATTAATAACAGGAACTGTAGAcgcaggaggaggaggaggaggagtacTAGGATCACAACAAGAACAGAAATCATCATCTTGAGGTTAAGTTTTCATGATGAGATTCTATGAACTGACCAGAACCAAAAAGCAAAACGACACTGCTCAATAAACCAGAAAGCTGCAAAGACATCACATGACCAATGAAGGAGAATGGTTTAACCAAAAAAGATGCCATAACAACCAAAATAACGTTCTGAGATAATTTTTCATCCATGGAACAGGTGATCTTAGAGGCCAGTTACTGATGAAATTATGAAATCATGGATTTGTTTTaatgtctttaattttttttaactttgatAATTATGATGCACAGTATTCATTCATCAGCATTTGtccttttttcaattttcatttttttttccaaCATGGGAATCCTGCTAGGCTATATATATagattaaaaaagaaaactaGATGTTCGCTTATTTGTTATACTTACTTttattcagaaattatt is a window encoding:
- the LOC112783264 gene encoding UBP1-associated proteins 1A isoform X3, with the translated sequence MSQPRQNKMLMNPNTAKHVIGDTTYTKIFVGGLAWETKRDTLKRYFDQFGEILEAVVITDRNSGRSKGYGFVTFKDPNSAIRACQNPYPVIDGRRANCNLASLGAQKIDPSSMTATRQKFSSPSWNTAPIPVHQGTSTCYNQHIPQYTFPYPPYRYPGYPPQQEVYEMQNYYNAYGGQHFPFRWLPAYYQPIYGLSRHQFVPTTAYVKKTQFPDMSPQEFTPTVASSEPISASSSISTTGYGFKR
- the LOC112783264 gene encoding UBP1-associated proteins 1A isoform X2, with the protein product MSQPRQNKMLMNPNTAKHVIGDTTYTKIFVGGLAWETKRDTLKRYFDQFGEILEAVVITDRNSGRSKGYGFVTFKDPNSAIRACQNPYPVIDGRRANCNLASLGAQKIDPSSMTATRQKFSSPSWNTAPIPVHQGTSTCYNQHIPQYTFPYPPYRYPGYPPQQEVYEMNYYNAYGGQHFPFRWLPAYYQPIYGLSRHQFVPTTAYVKKTQFPDMSPQEFTPTVASSEPISASSSISTTGLITGTVDAGGGGGGVLGSQQEQKSSS
- the LOC112783264 gene encoding UBP1-associated proteins 1A isoform X1; its protein translation is MSQPRQNKMLMNPNTAKHVIGDTTYTKIFVGGLAWETKRDTLKRYFDQFGEILEAVVITDRNSGRSKGYGFVTFKDPNSAIRACQNPYPVIDGRRANCNLASLGAQKIDPSSMTATRQKFSSPSWNTAPIPVHQGTSTCYNQHIPQYTFPYPPYRYPGYPPQQEVYEMQNYYNAYGGQHFPFRWLPAYYQPIYGLSRHQFVPTTAYVKKTQFPDMSPQEFTPTVASSEPISASSSISTTGLITGTVDAGGGGGGVLGSQQEQKSSS